A stretch of the Bradyrhizobium sp. CCBAU 53351 genome encodes the following:
- the fdhD gene encoding formate dehydrogenase accessory sulfurtransferase FdhD: protein MHVAVQAIDRGIWRNGVASEGTRFIPEETPLALTYNGGTYAVMMGTPQNLEDFAVGFSLSEGIVKSVDDIRSLEVVRLDDGIELRMWLAPEDAARISERRRHVAGPTGCGICGIESIAEAVRPAAVVSRGQRFTPEEIMAAMQAIAPLQSINLQTRAVHAAAFWSPAGNIVALREDVGRHNALDKLAGSLARSRTDAAAGMVLLTSRVSVEMVQKAAAIGASVMIAVSAPTALAIRTAEAAGITLVAIARQDGFEIFTHGSRVAARHATEVADVA, encoded by the coding sequence ATGCACGTCGCGGTTCAGGCGATCGATCGCGGAATCTGGCGCAACGGCGTGGCGTCCGAAGGAACGCGCTTCATTCCGGAGGAGACGCCGCTGGCGCTGACCTATAATGGCGGCACCTACGCCGTCATGATGGGAACGCCGCAGAACCTGGAAGACTTCGCGGTCGGCTTCAGCCTCAGCGAGGGCATCGTCAAGTCGGTCGACGATATCCGCTCGCTCGAAGTGGTTCGCCTGGACGACGGCATCGAGCTCAGGATGTGGCTTGCGCCTGAGGATGCCGCGCGCATCAGCGAGCGCCGTCGCCACGTTGCCGGACCGACCGGCTGCGGCATCTGCGGCATCGAGTCCATTGCCGAAGCCGTGCGGCCCGCGGCGGTCGTGTCGCGGGGCCAGCGCTTCACGCCGGAAGAGATCATGGCGGCGATGCAGGCCATCGCGCCCTTGCAGTCGATCAACCTGCAAACCCGCGCGGTGCACGCCGCCGCATTCTGGTCCCCCGCCGGCAACATCGTCGCGCTGCGCGAGGACGTCGGCCGCCACAACGCGCTGGACAAGCTCGCGGGCTCGCTGGCGCGAAGCCGCACCGACGCCGCGGCCGGCATGGTGCTGCTGACGAGCCGCGTCTCGGTCGAGATGGTGCAGAAGGCCGCCGCGATCGGCGCATCAGTGATGATCGCGGTGTCCGCGCCGACCGCGCTCGCAATACGCACCGCGGAAGCCGCCGGCATCACGCTGGTCGCGATCGCCCGGCAGGACGGATTCGAAATTTTTACGCACGGCAGCCGGGTCGCGGCTCGCCATGCTACGGAGGTTGCCGATGTCGCCTGA
- the fdhF gene encoding formate dehydrogenase subunit alpha, giving the protein MSLIEEIDYGTPRSKSETMVTLTIDGNEVTVPEGTSIMRAAMDAGHQIPKLCATDMVDAFGSCRLCLVEIEGRAGTPASCTTPVMNGLVVHTQTERLKKLRKGVMELYISDHPLDCLTCGANGDCELQDMAGAVGLRDVRYGYEGENHVFAKSHGCDNDHWMPKDESNPYFTYDPSKCIVCSRCVRACEEVQGTFALTISGRGFDSRVSPGMSESFLGSECVSCGACVQACPTATLTEKSVIEIGQPEHSVVTTCAYCGVGCTFKAEMRGEEVVRMVPYKDGKANRGHSCVKGRFAWGYTNHGERILKPMIRDRIEDPWKEVSWDEAFSFAATRMRGIQTKYGRDAIGGITSSRCTNEETYLVQKLIRAGFGNNNVDTCARVCHSPTGYGLATTFGTSAGTQDFDSVEDTDVVVVIGANPASAHPVFASRLKKRLRQGARLIVIDPRRTEMVESPHVKALHLPLMPGTNVAVMTALAHVIVTEGLVNETFVRERCDWSEFEEWAAFVAQPKNSPEATAILTGVDPKDLREAARTYATGGNGAIYYGLGVTEHSQGSTTVIAIANLAMVTGNIGRPGVGVNPLRGQNNVQGSCDMGSFPHELPGYRHISGDAVRDQFEALWNVKLNPEPGLRIPNMFDAAVEGTFMGIYVQGEDILQSDPNTSHVVAALSAMECVIVHDLFLNETANYAHVFLPGSSFLEKDGTFTNAERRIQRVRKVMTPKNGMADWEVTIGLAKAMGFEMNYSHPSEIMDEIAALTPTFAGVSYAKLDELGSVQWPCNEKAPEGTPVMHIDGFVRGKGKFVVTEYVATDERTGPRYPLLLTTGRILSQYNVGAQTRRTENVVWHAEDRLEIHPHDAEQRGVRDGDWVRLKSRAGETTLRAEITDRVAPGVVYTTFHHPDTQANVITTDYSDWATNCPEYKVTAVEVSPSNGPSDWQKAYDAQARQSRRIAPAEAAE; this is encoded by the coding sequence ATGTCTCTGATCGAAGAAATCGACTACGGCACGCCGCGCTCGAAGTCGGAAACGATGGTCACGCTGACCATCGACGGCAATGAGGTCACGGTGCCCGAGGGCACCTCGATCATGCGCGCCGCGATGGATGCCGGTCACCAGATCCCGAAACTCTGCGCGACCGATATGGTCGACGCGTTCGGTTCCTGCCGTCTCTGCCTCGTCGAGATCGAGGGCCGCGCCGGAACGCCGGCGTCCTGCACCACACCGGTGATGAACGGCCTCGTCGTGCACACCCAGACCGAGCGGCTGAAGAAGCTGCGCAAGGGCGTGATGGAGCTCTACATCTCCGACCACCCGCTCGACTGCCTGACCTGCGGCGCCAACGGCGACTGCGAATTGCAGGACATGGCCGGCGCGGTGGGCCTGCGCGACGTGCGCTACGGCTATGAGGGCGAGAACCATGTTTTCGCCAAATCCCATGGCTGCGACAACGACCATTGGATGCCGAAGGACGAGTCCAACCCGTACTTCACCTATGATCCCTCCAAGTGCATCGTCTGCTCGCGCTGCGTCCGCGCCTGCGAGGAGGTGCAAGGCACCTTCGCGCTGACCATCTCCGGCCGTGGTTTCGACAGCCGCGTCTCGCCTGGCATGAGCGAGAGCTTCCTCGGCTCGGAATGCGTGTCCTGCGGCGCCTGCGTGCAGGCCTGCCCGACCGCGACGCTGACCGAAAAATCCGTGATCGAGATCGGCCAACCCGAGCACTCCGTCGTCACCACCTGCGCCTATTGCGGCGTCGGCTGCACTTTCAAGGCCGAGATGCGCGGCGAGGAAGTCGTGCGCATGGTGCCCTACAAGGACGGCAAGGCCAATCGCGGTCATTCCTGCGTCAAGGGCCGCTTCGCCTGGGGCTACACCAACCACGGGGAACGCATTCTCAAGCCGATGATCCGCGACCGGATCGAGGATCCCTGGAAGGAAGTGTCCTGGGACGAGGCGTTCTCGTTCGCCGCGACCAGGATGCGCGGCATCCAGACGAAGTACGGCCGCGATGCCATCGGCGGCATCACCTCGTCCCGCTGCACCAACGAAGAGACCTATCTGGTGCAGAAGCTGATCCGCGCCGGCTTCGGCAACAACAATGTCGACACCTGCGCCCGGGTCTGCCACTCCCCGACCGGCTATGGCCTTGCCACCACCTTCGGCACCTCCGCAGGCACGCAGGATTTCGACTCGGTCGAGGACACCGATGTCGTCGTGGTCATCGGCGCCAACCCGGCCTCCGCTCACCCGGTATTCGCTTCGCGACTGAAGAAGCGGCTGCGCCAGGGCGCCAGGCTGATCGTGATCGATCCGCGCCGCACCGAGATGGTGGAATCGCCGCATGTGAAGGCGCTGCACCTGCCCCTGATGCCCGGCACCAACGTCGCGGTCATGACCGCGCTGGCGCATGTCATCGTCACCGAAGGCCTCGTCAACGAAACCTTCGTGCGCGAGCGCTGCGACTGGAGCGAGTTCGAGGAATGGGCGGCCTTCGTCGCGCAGCCCAAGAACAGCCCGGAAGCCACCGCCATCCTCACCGGCGTCGATCCGAAGGACCTGCGCGAAGCCGCCCGCACCTACGCCACCGGCGGCAACGGTGCGATCTATTACGGTCTCGGCGTCACCGAGCACAGTCAGGGCTCGACCACCGTGATCGCGATCGCGAACCTCGCGATGGTCACCGGCAATATCGGCCGCCCCGGCGTCGGCGTGAATCCGCTGCGCGGCCAGAACAACGTGCAGGGTTCCTGCGACATGGGCTCGTTCCCGCACGAGCTGCCCGGCTATCGCCACATCTCCGGCGATGCCGTGCGCGACCAGTTCGAGGCGCTGTGGAACGTCAAGCTCAACCCCGAGCCGGGCTTGCGCATTCCCAACATGTTCGACGCCGCGGTCGAAGGCACGTTCATGGGGATCTACGTGCAGGGCGAGGACATCCTCCAGTCCGACCCCAACACCAGCCACGTGGTGGCGGCGCTGTCGGCGATGGAATGCGTCATCGTTCACGACCTCTTCCTCAACGAGACCGCGAACTACGCCCACGTCTTCCTGCCCGGCTCGAGCTTCCTCGAGAAGGACGGCACCTTCACCAACGCCGAGCGCCGCATCCAGCGCGTGCGCAAGGTGATGACGCCGAAGAACGGCATGGCCGACTGGGAGGTCACGATCGGCCTCGCCAAGGCGATGGGTTTCGAGATGAACTACAGCCACCCCTCGGAGATCATGGACGAGATCGCGGCGCTGACGCCGACCTTCGCCGGCGTCTCCTACGCCAAGCTCGACGAGCTCGGCTCGGTGCAGTGGCCCTGCAACGAGAAGGCGCCCGAAGGCACGCCGGTGATGCATATCGACGGCTTCGTCCGCGGCAAGGGCAAGTTCGTCGTCACCGAATATGTCGCGACCGACGAGCGCACCGGCCCGCGCTATCCGCTGCTGCTGACGACGGGGCGCATCCTCAGCCAGTACAATGTCGGCGCGCAGACCAGGCGCACCGAGAACGTGGTCTGGCATGCCGAGGATCGCCTCGAGATCCATCCGCACGACGCCGAGCAGCGCGGCGTCCGCGACGGCGACTGGGTGCGGCTGAAGAGCCGTGCCGGCGAGACCACGCTACGCGCGGAGATCACCGACCGCGTCGCGCCCGGCGTCGTCTACACCACCTTCCACCACCCGGACACGCAGGCCAACGTCATCACGACAGACTATTCGGATTGGGCGACCAATTGTCCCGAATACAAGGTCACGGCGGTCGAGGTCTCGCCCTCGAACGGCCCGTCGGACTGGCAGAAGGCCTATGACGCGCAGGCGCGGCAGTCGCGTCGCATCGCGCCGGCCGAGGCCGCGGAGTAA
- a CDS encoding NADH-quinone oxidoreductase subunit NuoF, whose protein sequence is MSLRLFVSRDAGAVAVGADEVALALKQAASKRGVGIEIVRTGSRGMYWLEPLVEVATPQGRIAFGPVTEADVPSLLDALASNTPHALRLGATDEIPWLKRQTRLTFARCGVIDPRSLDDYRAHGGYKGFERALSLGPEAILSEVTASGLRGRGGAGFPTGIKWKTVAQAKADRKFIVCNADEGDSGTFADRMIMEGDPFLVIEGMTIAGLTVGATKGYIYIRSEYPHAVEALNAAIAAAKRGGYLGDRIGGSTDSFDLEVRVGAGAYVCGEETSLLESLEGRRGIVRAKPPLPAHHGLFSKPTVINNVLSFAAIPFVLAEGAKAYADYGMGRSRGTMPIQLAGNIRHGGLFETAFGVTLGELVDDIGGGTFTGRPVRAVQVGGPLGAYFPRALFDTPFDYEAFAARDGLIGHGGIVVFDDSVDMRRQARFAMEFCAVESCGKCTPCRIGSTRGVETIEKIINGERVHENLALVEDLCNTMKFGSLCALGGFTPYPVLSALKHFREDFIPAPTTLQAAE, encoded by the coding sequence ATGAGCTTGCGTCTGTTCGTCTCACGTGACGCCGGCGCAGTCGCCGTCGGCGCCGACGAAGTTGCCCTGGCGCTGAAGCAGGCAGCAAGCAAGCGCGGCGTAGGAATCGAGATCGTCAGGACCGGCTCGCGCGGGATGTATTGGCTCGAGCCGCTGGTCGAGGTGGCGACCCCCCAGGGCCGGATCGCCTTCGGTCCGGTCACGGAAGCCGACGTGCCCTCGCTGCTCGACGCGCTCGCCAGCAACACACCGCATGCGTTGCGGCTGGGGGCAACCGACGAGATTCCCTGGCTGAAGCGCCAGACCCGCCTCACCTTCGCCCGCTGCGGCGTGATCGATCCGCGCTCGCTCGACGATTACCGCGCCCATGGCGGCTACAAGGGCTTTGAGCGCGCGCTCTCGCTCGGACCCGAGGCGATCCTGAGCGAAGTCACGGCATCGGGCCTGCGCGGCCGCGGCGGCGCGGGCTTCCCGACCGGCATCAAGTGGAAGACCGTCGCGCAGGCCAAGGCCGACCGCAAGTTCATCGTCTGCAACGCCGATGAAGGCGACAGCGGCACCTTCGCCGACCGCATGATCATGGAAGGCGATCCTTTCCTGGTGATCGAGGGCATGACGATCGCCGGCCTCACCGTCGGCGCGACCAAGGGCTACATCTATATCCGCAGCGAATACCCGCACGCGGTCGAGGCGTTGAATGCGGCCATCGCAGCCGCCAAGCGCGGCGGCTATCTCGGCGACAGGATCGGCGGCTCGACTGACAGCTTCGATCTCGAAGTCCGCGTCGGCGCCGGCGCTTACGTTTGCGGCGAGGAAACCTCGCTGCTGGAAAGCCTCGAAGGCCGGCGCGGCATCGTGCGCGCCAAGCCGCCGCTGCCGGCGCATCACGGCCTGTTCAGCAAGCCGACCGTCATCAACAACGTGCTGTCGTTCGCGGCTATCCCCTTCGTCCTCGCCGAAGGCGCCAAGGCCTATGCGGATTACGGCATGGGCCGTTCGCGCGGCACCATGCCGATCCAGCTCGCCGGCAACATCCGCCATGGCGGGCTGTTCGAGACGGCGTTCGGCGTGACGCTCGGCGAGCTCGTCGACGATATCGGCGGCGGCACCTTCACCGGCCGCCCGGTTCGCGCCGTGCAGGTCGGCGGGCCCTTAGGCGCCTATTTCCCCCGCGCGCTGTTCGACACGCCGTTCGACTACGAGGCGTTTGCCGCCCGCGACGGCCTGATCGGCCATGGCGGCATCGTCGTGTTCGACGACAGCGTCGACATGCGCCGGCAGGCGCGCTTCGCCATGGAGTTCTGCGCCGTCGAATCCTGCGGCAAGTGCACGCCCTGCCGGATCGGCTCGACCCGCGGCGTCGAGACCATCGAGAAGATCATCAACGGCGAGCGCGTCCATGAAAACCTCGCGCTGGTCGAAGACCTCTGCAACACCATGAAATTCGGCTCGCTCTGCGCACTCGGCGGTTTCACGCCGTACCCTGTGCTGAGCGCATTGAAGCACTTCCGGGAGGACTTCATCCCGGCACCGACCACGCTTCAGGCCGCGGAATAG
- a CDS encoding formate dehydrogenase subunit gamma, whose amino-acid sequence MTALFEPWNETRGGEIIAEHANQEGATLVILHALQEAFGYVPEAAIPMVAQALNLSRAEVHGVFTFYHDFRHKPAGRRVLKLCRAEACQAAGGDALAARAEAKLGVLLGNTTADDRVTLEPIYCLGLCATAPSAMLDGRLIGRLDQKRLDALVAEAQR is encoded by the coding sequence ATGACAGCGCTTTTTGAGCCTTGGAACGAGACGCGCGGCGGCGAGATCATCGCCGAACATGCCAACCAAGAGGGCGCGACGCTGGTCATCCTGCATGCGTTGCAGGAAGCCTTCGGCTATGTGCCGGAGGCCGCGATCCCGATGGTGGCGCAGGCGCTCAATCTGTCGCGCGCCGAAGTGCATGGCGTGTTCACGTTCTACCACGACTTCCGCCACAAGCCCGCCGGCCGCCGCGTGCTGAAGCTGTGCCGCGCGGAGGCCTGCCAGGCCGCGGGCGGCGATGCGTTGGCTGCGCGCGCAGAAGCAAAGCTCGGCGTGTTGCTTGGCAACACCACGGCCGACGATCGCGTCACGCTGGAGCCGATCTACTGCCTCGGCCTGTGCGCGACCGCTCCGTCCGCGATGCTCGACGGCCGCCTGATCGGCCGGCTCGACCAGAAGCGCCTCGATGCCCTCGTTGCGGAGGCCCAGCGATGA
- a CDS encoding LysR family transcriptional regulator encodes MIDKLELLLALAKERHFGRAAEVCGVTQPTMSTGLKQLEEILGVMLVQRGSRFQGFTPEGERALDWARRIVGDARAMREEINGLKHQLSGEIRIAAIPTVLGMVAALTTPFRAKHPEVRFRIQSTTSSEVLGLLENLEVDAGLTYIENEPIGKVRTIPLYNESYRLLTAPDAMFGDRETVTWTEVGQVPLCLLTPDMQNRRIIDRALRSVGAEATPTLTSNSLLVLFTHVKTGRWASVMPAKLAETLGLSDTVRSIPIVDPDVNYSIGMVIPQRDPMTPLIAALVNVAREVAPSLQL; translated from the coding sequence TTGATCGACAAGCTTGAACTATTGCTGGCGCTGGCGAAGGAGCGGCATTTCGGACGCGCGGCGGAGGTTTGCGGCGTGACGCAGCCGACGATGTCGACCGGGCTGAAGCAGCTCGAGGAGATCCTCGGCGTGATGCTGGTCCAGCGCGGGTCGCGCTTCCAGGGCTTTACGCCCGAAGGCGAGCGGGCGCTCGACTGGGCGCGGCGGATCGTCGGCGATGCCCGCGCGATGCGCGAGGAGATCAACGGGCTGAAGCACCAGCTCTCCGGCGAGATCCGCATCGCGGCGATCCCGACCGTGCTCGGCATGGTGGCCGCGCTGACGACGCCGTTCCGTGCAAAGCATCCGGAAGTGCGCTTCCGCATCCAGTCCACCACCTCGTCCGAGGTGCTCGGGCTGCTGGAAAATCTCGAAGTCGATGCGGGGCTGACCTATATCGAGAACGAGCCGATCGGAAAGGTGCGGACCATTCCGCTCTACAACGAGAGCTATCGTCTTCTGACCGCGCCGGATGCGATGTTCGGCGACCGCGAGACGGTGACCTGGACCGAGGTCGGGCAGGTGCCGCTCTGCCTGCTGACGCCCGACATGCAGAACCGCCGCATCATCGACCGCGCGCTGCGCTCGGTCGGCGCAGAGGCGACGCCGACCCTGACCTCGAACTCGCTGCTGGTGCTGTTCACGCATGTCAAGACGGGACGGTGGGCGAGCGTGATGCCGGCCAAGCTCGCCGAGACGCTCGGTCTGTCCGACACGGTGCGCTCGATCCCGATCGTCGATCCCGACGTCAATTACAGCATCGGCATGGTCATCCCGCAGCGCGATCCGATGACGCCGCTGATCGCGGCGCTGGTCAATGTCGCGCGGGAAGTGGCGCCGTCGCTGCAATTGTAG